A section of the Streptomyces xinghaiensis S187 genome encodes:
- a CDS encoding SRPBCC family protein: protein MPEQTIPDVRKSVTVAATPGRCFEVFTERPADWWPPSHVLLKKERAGLAFEPGEGGRYYEWDVEGNQIDWGRILEWEPGRRLVMTWRISPSWQSIPDDEFASEIEVDFVPEGPGRTRVELAHVKLHRHGEGAENIWRALDGPSPGETLERFAALF from the coding sequence ATGCCCGAGCAGACGATCCCGGACGTACGGAAGTCGGTGACCGTGGCGGCCACGCCCGGCCGCTGCTTCGAGGTCTTCACCGAGCGGCCGGCGGACTGGTGGCCGCCGAGCCACGTCCTGCTGAAGAAGGAGCGCGCCGGTCTGGCCTTCGAGCCGGGCGAGGGCGGCCGGTACTACGAGTGGGACGTGGAGGGCAACCAGATCGACTGGGGCCGGATCCTGGAGTGGGAGCCGGGCCGGCGGCTGGTGATGACCTGGCGCATCTCGCCGTCCTGGCAGTCCATCCCGGACGACGAGTTCGCCAGCGAGATCGAGGTGGACTTCGTGCCGGAGGGCCCGGGCCGCACCCGGGTGGAGCTGGCCCACGTCAAGCTGCACCGGCACGGCGAGGGCGCCGAGAACATCTGGCGGGCCCTTGACGGACCGTCGCCCGGCGAGACGCTGGAACGCTTCGCCGCCCTGTTCTGA
- a CDS encoding MFS transporter, which yields MTSPTSPNSPNSPRRPTGSAGPAGPSAAAVRTGLILAVCCLGQFMFVLDVASVNVAVPVIAEALGFDMAGLHWLYNSYAIALCGFMMLGGRLADLYGQRRVFLAGGVIFTVAALAGGLAQGPASMVAARGLQGLGAAILVPVTLTVLGTTFTGGPRRTRAFGLWSGVAGGGAAVGVLLGGMITEWFSWRGTMLGTAALGVVLLVLVARAVPEQRNTDAVRQLDLLGVLSLTGGIVALVFGINEIEDHGWASARVVTGLTAAAALLALFLYDQARIARQPLVPLTVFRNRSVSAANLVAVCAWGALGTMFYFISMLFQAVLGYSPLETGAAYLPLALGIFTAARGVAGAVLRLGARPVLMTGLTLAALGMAWLAQAGPGTAYASGLFGPLLLLGLGEGMVLTATTTAATAGLPGHLAGLGSGLLNTTRQLGGAVGLVTLVSIATGLTNEAAARGEEFPQALMAGFSPAFLFSAAFLTVGLLVALAVPGRESGRSVPVASGRPAPAREPAPPVTAEARPRV from the coding sequence ATGACCAGCCCGACCAGCCCGAACAGCCCGAACAGCCCCCGGAGACCGACCGGCTCGGCCGGCCCCGCCGGCCCGTCCGCGGCCGCCGTGCGGACCGGCCTCATCCTCGCCGTCTGCTGCCTCGGCCAGTTCATGTTCGTCCTGGACGTCGCCTCGGTGAACGTCGCCGTACCGGTGATCGCCGAGGCGCTCGGGTTCGACATGGCGGGCCTGCACTGGCTCTACAACAGCTACGCCATCGCCCTCTGCGGCTTCATGATGCTCGGCGGGCGGCTGGCCGACCTCTACGGCCAGCGGCGGGTCTTCCTCGCCGGCGGGGTGATCTTCACCGTGGCCGCCCTCGCGGGCGGGCTGGCGCAGGGCCCGGCGTCCATGGTCGCCGCCCGCGGCCTCCAGGGGCTCGGCGCCGCCATCCTGGTCCCCGTCACCCTGACGGTGCTGGGCACGACCTTCACCGGCGGCCCGCGCCGGACCCGGGCGTTCGGCCTGTGGAGCGGGGTGGCGGGCGGCGGCGCCGCCGTCGGCGTGCTGCTCGGCGGCATGATCACCGAGTGGTTCTCGTGGCGGGGCACCATGCTCGGCACCGCCGCGCTGGGCGTCGTCCTGCTCGTCCTCGTGGCGCGGGCCGTACCCGAGCAGCGCAACACGGACGCCGTGCGCCAGCTCGACCTGCTGGGCGTGCTGTCCCTGACCGGCGGCATCGTGGCCCTGGTGTTCGGCATCAACGAGATCGAGGACCACGGCTGGGCCTCCGCCCGGGTGGTCACCGGACTGACGGCCGCGGCGGCCCTGCTGGCGCTGTTCCTGTACGACCAGGCGCGGATCGCCCGGCAGCCGCTGGTGCCGCTGACCGTCTTCCGCAACCGGTCGGTGTCCGCCGCGAACCTGGTGGCGGTCTGCGCCTGGGGCGCGCTGGGCACCATGTTCTACTTCATCTCCATGCTGTTCCAGGCGGTGCTGGGGTACAGCCCGCTGGAGACCGGCGCCGCCTATCTGCCGCTGGCCCTGGGCATCTTCACGGCGGCCCGCGGCGTCGCCGGCGCCGTGCTCCGCCTCGGCGCCCGCCCGGTGCTGATGACGGGGCTGACCCTGGCGGCCCTGGGCATGGCGTGGCTCGCCCAGGCCGGCCCCGGCACCGCGTACGCCTCGGGGCTGTTCGGTCCGCTGCTGCTGCTCGGCCTCGGCGAGGGCATGGTGCTCACGGCCACGACGACGGCCGCCACCGCGGGGCTCCCCGGCCATCTGGCCGGGCTGGGCTCGGGTCTGCTCAACACCACCCGGCAACTGGGCGGCGCGGTCGGGCTGGTGACGCTGGTGAGCATCGCCACCGGGCTGACGAACGAGGCCGCCGCCCGGGGCGAGGAGTTCCCGCAGGCCCTGATGGCCGGGTTCTCCCCGGCGTTCCTCTTCTCGGCCGCCTTCCTCACCGTGGGCCTGCTCGTCGCGCTCGCGGTCCCGGGCCGGGAGAGCGGCCGGAGCGTCCCGGTGGCGTCCGGGCGTCCCGCACCGGCGCGGGAGCCCGCTCCACCGGTGACCGCCGAGGCGCGGCCCCGGGTCTGA
- a CDS encoding MBL fold metallo-hydrolase — MAPQSAAPRTTAPPGRLDRIADGVYAFVQPLGGWCLNNAGLVADGGSAVLVDTAATESRTRRLREEAERIVPGGPDYVVNTHFHGDHVFGNGQFAPRAAIVAHEGTRADTAEAGLALRGLWPDVEWGETPLVLPTLTFRDELTLHAGGLRTELLHVGPAHTANDVVAWVPDRRVLFTGDVVWSGVTPYVLMGSVEGSLRALDRLRALAPRTVVPGHGPVGGPELLDRTGAYLRWIGALAEQGVRDGSTPLEVAERADLGEFSALLDAERLVGNLHRAFAERQGLPPGARIDVAASFREMAGFHGGLPPCHA, encoded by the coding sequence ATGGCACCGCAGTCCGCCGCCCCGCGCACCACCGCGCCCCCGGGCCGGCTCGACCGGATCGCCGACGGGGTGTACGCCTTCGTCCAGCCCCTCGGCGGCTGGTGCCTGAACAACGCCGGGCTGGTCGCGGACGGCGGCAGCGCCGTGCTCGTCGACACCGCCGCGACGGAGTCCCGGACCCGGCGGCTGCGCGAGGAGGCCGAGCGGATCGTCCCCGGCGGCCCGGACTACGTCGTCAACACCCACTTCCACGGCGACCACGTCTTCGGCAACGGCCAGTTCGCGCCCCGCGCGGCGATCGTCGCCCACGAGGGGACCCGCGCCGACACGGCCGAGGCCGGGCTCGCCCTGCGCGGCCTCTGGCCGGACGTCGAGTGGGGCGAGACCCCGCTCGTCCTCCCCACCCTGACCTTCCGCGACGAGCTCACCCTGCACGCCGGCGGCCTGCGGACCGAACTGCTGCACGTCGGCCCCGCGCACACGGCGAACGACGTGGTGGCCTGGGTCCCGGACCGGCGCGTCCTCTTCACGGGGGACGTCGTCTGGTCGGGGGTGACCCCGTATGTGCTGATGGGCTCCGTCGAGGGCTCGCTGCGCGCCCTGGACCGGCTGCGCGCCCTGGCGCCCCGCACGGTGGTGCCGGGCCACGGCCCCGTCGGCGGGCCGGAGCTGCTCGACCGGACCGGGGCCTATCTCCGGTGGATCGGGGCACTCGCCGAGCAGGGTGTACGCGACGGCTCGACCCCCCTGGAGGTGGCGGAGCGGGCGGACCTCGGAGAGTTCTCCGCGCTGCTGGACGCCGAACGGCTGGTCGGCAATCTGCACCGGGCCTTCGCCGAGCGGCAGGGGCTGCCGCCCGGGGCCCGCATCGACGTGGCCGCCTCCTTCCGGGAGATGGCCGGGTTCCACGGAGGTCTGCCGCCCTGCCACGCCTGA
- a CDS encoding VWA domain-containing protein, whose product MDETPSGLGELAGRSGRWLALSAAAAGQHTAAVVADPFDRVAWRDVYEQSAGLRELATGLDRRHEHTTDLLADVFLAAYQAAPRLRDRAEMACSHLVNHQVIASLTRSPEFAGLHRETAGDPYAAAMAVLAQASALRGLLERSREARDRAGRADRAREDAVAAAATVSEALRQAAEEAGPDGTVPAPAADAVRRAIEAAEAAEAAARHDARAAAQALAAALPGIRATARNATATAAEAVRHEASLMRAWGVGSGELERMPFGERARLAERLRGGRLAQWAELIGRFRQMADGERARKVENTTGELVGVTLGDDLSRVIPSELAVLGVPELRAVFAARYAAGELMLYDTRGEQATGRGAVIACVDTSHSMYAEGPGGITREAWSKACALALLDQARHAGRDFVGILFSAADRIRVFRFPGDRPAGVAGVLDFAETFLGGGTDVQRPLGTAAELLEEEFDDTARGRGDIVLITDDACEVSETWVRGWNEAKHRLGFRLFGVSIATPDGTPGGTPGGTPGGTPDATGTGSVLEALCDNLRTVDDLTDVHTAAGLFRVI is encoded by the coding sequence GTGGACGAGACGCCGAGCGGACTCGGTGAACTGGCCGGCCGGTCCGGGAGGTGGCTGGCCCTGTCCGCGGCCGCGGCCGGACAGCACACCGCGGCCGTGGTCGCGGACCCCTTCGACCGGGTCGCGTGGCGCGACGTGTACGAGCAGTCGGCCGGGCTGCGCGAGCTGGCGACGGGCCTCGACCGCCGCCACGAGCACACCACGGACCTCCTCGCGGACGTGTTCCTCGCCGCCTACCAGGCCGCCCCGCGACTGCGCGACCGCGCCGAGATGGCTTGCTCCCACCTGGTCAACCACCAGGTCATCGCCTCACTGACGCGCTCACCGGAGTTCGCCGGACTGCACCGGGAGACGGCCGGCGACCCCTACGCCGCCGCCATGGCCGTACTCGCCCAGGCCTCCGCACTGCGCGGGCTGCTGGAGCGCTCCCGGGAGGCCCGGGACCGCGCCGGGCGGGCGGACCGGGCCCGGGAGGACGCCGTGGCGGCGGCGGCCACCGTGAGCGAGGCGCTCCGGCAGGCCGCCGAGGAGGCCGGTCCGGACGGCACCGTTCCCGCCCCGGCCGCCGACGCCGTACGCCGGGCCATCGAGGCCGCCGAAGCCGCCGAGGCCGCTGCCCGGCACGACGCCCGTGCCGCCGCGCAGGCCCTCGCGGCGGCGCTCCCCGGCATCCGTGCCACCGCCCGCAACGCGACGGCGACGGCGGCCGAGGCCGTCCGGCACGAGGCATCGCTGATGCGCGCGTGGGGCGTCGGCTCCGGCGAACTGGAACGGATGCCGTTCGGCGAGCGTGCGCGGCTCGCCGAACGGCTGCGCGGCGGCCGGCTCGCCCAGTGGGCCGAACTGATCGGCCGTTTCCGGCAGATGGCCGACGGGGAGCGCGCCCGCAAGGTGGAGAACACCACGGGCGAACTGGTCGGTGTCACCCTCGGCGACGACCTCTCCCGCGTCATCCCCTCCGAGCTGGCGGTCCTCGGGGTGCCGGAGCTGCGCGCGGTGTTCGCCGCGCGCTACGCCGCCGGGGAGCTGATGCTGTACGACACCCGGGGCGAGCAGGCCACCGGCCGGGGCGCCGTCATCGCGTGCGTGGACACCTCGCACTCCATGTACGCGGAAGGGCCCGGCGGAATCACCCGCGAGGCATGGTCCAAGGCGTGTGCCCTGGCCCTGCTCGACCAGGCCCGCCACGCCGGGCGCGACTTCGTCGGCATCCTGTTCTCGGCCGCCGACAGGATCCGGGTCTTCCGCTTCCCCGGCGACCGGCCGGCCGGTGTCGCCGGTGTCCTCGACTTCGCGGAGACCTTCCTCGGCGGCGGCACCGACGTCCAGCGCCCGCTGGGCACGGCCGCGGAACTGCTGGAGGAGGAGTTCGACGACACGGCCCGCGGACGCGGTGACATCGTGCTGATCACCGACGACGCCTGCGAGGTCTCGGAGACGTGGGTGCGCGGCTGGAACGAGGCCAAGCACCGCCTGGGTTTCCGCCTCTTCGGCGTCTCCATCGCCACCCCGGACGGCACCCCGGGCGGCACCCCGGGCGGCACCCCGGGCGGCACCCCGGACGCCACCGGGACCGGCTCGGTCCTGGAGGCCCTGTGCGACAACCTCCGCACCGTCGACGACCTCACGGACGTCCACACCGCCGCCGGCCTGTTCCGGGTGATCTGA
- a CDS encoding LLM class flavin-dependent oxidoreductase, which translates to MKIGIGLPVLSPHAALDWARRIDEGPFDTVTVSDRLAYDTPEPLITLAAVAGATSRVRLRSQVLLAGLRDPVLAAKQIATLDRLSGGRLSVGIGLGDREDDYEAAGARMAERGRRLDANVERMRAVWAAHADLAEEVPGRVGPRPSAPGGPPLLFGGFSDAAVQRVARWGDGYLSAMVPELSEGMFREVESAWKAAGREGRPALVAQANTAVGSKELVEGAKERIARYYSFLDDSEAPFTGAMVADYTLSTPERVRHVLDTCGAAGADEMVFLCWSPDPSQLDVIAEALG; encoded by the coding sequence ATGAAGATTGGCATCGGCCTGCCGGTGCTCTCGCCCCACGCCGCGCTCGACTGGGCACGGCGCATCGACGAGGGCCCGTTCGACACCGTCACCGTCAGCGACCGGCTCGCCTACGACACCCCCGAGCCGCTGATCACCCTCGCCGCGGTGGCCGGCGCCACCTCCCGGGTGCGGCTGCGGAGCCAGGTGCTGCTGGCGGGGCTGCGCGATCCGGTGCTGGCGGCCAAGCAGATCGCCACCCTGGACCGGCTGTCCGGCGGGCGGCTCTCGGTGGGCATCGGGCTCGGCGACCGCGAGGACGACTACGAGGCGGCCGGAGCACGGATGGCGGAGCGCGGCCGGCGGCTGGACGCGAACGTCGAGCGGATGCGGGCCGTCTGGGCGGCCCACGCCGACCTGGCCGAGGAGGTACCGGGGCGGGTCGGGCCGCGCCCGTCCGCGCCGGGCGGCCCCCCGCTGCTGTTCGGCGGGTTCAGCGACGCGGCGGTGCAGCGCGTGGCGCGGTGGGGCGACGGGTATCTGAGCGCGATGGTGCCGGAGCTCTCCGAGGGCATGTTCCGCGAGGTGGAGAGCGCCTGGAAGGCCGCGGGCCGGGAGGGCCGCCCCGCGCTGGTCGCCCAGGCCAACACCGCCGTCGGCTCCAAGGAGCTGGTCGAGGGGGCGAAGGAGCGGATCGCCCGCTACTACTCCTTCCTCGACGACTCCGAGGCCCCCTTCACCGGCGCCATGGTGGCCGACTACACGCTGAGCACCCCGGAACGCGTCCGGCACGTGCTGGACACCTGCGGGGCGGCCGGTGCCGACGAGATGGTCTTCCTGTGCTGGTCACCGGATCCGAGCCAACTCGACGTCATCGCCGAGGCGTTGGGCTGA
- a CDS encoding NAD(P)/FAD-dependent oxidoreductase: MGTHGADETHTRAGTPGTPDTEAIPAAPGAPGAAAGGPVVIVGAGQAGAETAAALRDRGFSGPVTLVGDEPGPPYGRPPLSKGYLTGGVEPGGLALRPPSYYRDHGITLTGRDPAVEIDRDGQRLTLASGRELPYAALVLATGARPRPLPVPGAGLSGVLALRSLEDATAIRDRLADARDVLVIGGGFIGLEVAATARRSGARVTVVEAGPRLMARAVSGPMSAFLAGHHREQGVRVLLGREVTALRGDAAGRCRVAELDGGERVPADLVVAGIGVLPNCSLAAAAGLAVGDGVLVDDRLRTSDRAVYAVGDCARFPSPYAPGRLRLESVRNAVEHARRVAAVLCGDAPPPAAVPWFWSEQYALRLQIAGITQGHNRTAVAGDPAAGRFSVLCFRGERLVGTESVNRPADHMATRRLLESGAPGPAPADAERPGFDLKAFTRSAQPV, encoded by the coding sequence ATGGGAACACACGGCGCGGACGAGACGCACACCCGAGCGGGCACCCCCGGCACCCCGGACACCGAGGCCATACCCGCCGCGCCCGGCGCGCCCGGCGCCGCCGCGGGCGGACCGGTCGTGATCGTCGGCGCGGGGCAGGCGGGCGCGGAGACCGCCGCCGCCCTCCGCGACCGCGGATTCAGCGGGCCCGTCACCCTCGTCGGCGACGAGCCCGGCCCGCCCTACGGACGGCCGCCGCTCTCCAAGGGCTATCTCACCGGCGGCGTGGAGCCGGGCGGGCTCGCGCTGCGCCCGCCCTCGTACTACCGGGACCACGGCATCACCCTCACCGGCCGGGACCCGGCCGTCGAGATCGACCGCGACGGGCAGCGGCTCACCCTGGCCTCCGGCCGCGAACTGCCGTACGCCGCCCTGGTGCTGGCCACCGGCGCGCGGCCCCGGCCGCTGCCCGTGCCGGGAGCCGGCCTCTCCGGCGTGCTGGCCCTGCGGTCCCTGGAGGACGCCACGGCGATCCGGGACCGGCTGGCGGACGCCCGCGACGTCCTCGTCATCGGCGGCGGGTTCATCGGGCTGGAGGTCGCGGCGACCGCGCGCCGGTCCGGGGCCCGCGTCACCGTCGTCGAGGCCGGCCCGCGGCTGATGGCCCGGGCGGTGAGCGGTCCGATGTCCGCGTTCCTCGCCGGCCACCACCGGGAGCAGGGCGTGCGGGTGCTGCTCGGCCGCGAGGTGACCGCCCTGCGCGGCGACGCGGCCGGCCGGTGCCGCGTCGCGGAGCTGGACGGCGGGGAGCGCGTCCCGGCGGACCTGGTCGTGGCCGGGATCGGGGTGCTGCCCAACTGCTCCCTCGCCGCCGCGGCGGGACTGGCGGTCGGCGACGGCGTCCTGGTGGACGACCGGCTGCGCACCAGCGACCGGGCCGTGTACGCGGTCGGGGACTGCGCGCGGTTCCCCAGCCCGTACGCGCCCGGGCGGCTCCGCCTGGAGTCGGTGCGGAACGCCGTCGAGCACGCCCGCCGCGTCGCCGCCGTCCTCTGCGGCGACGCCCCGCCCCCCGCGGCCGTGCCCTGGTTCTGGAGCGAGCAGTACGCGCTGCGGCTGCAGATCGCCGGGATCACCCAGGGCCACAACCGTACGGCGGTGGCTGGCGATCCGGCGGCGGGCCGCTTCTCCGTGCTGTGCTTCCGCGGTGAACGGCTCGTCGGCACCGAGTCGGTGAACCGCCCGGCCGACCACATGGCCACCCGGCGGCTGCTGGAGTCCGGCGCCCCCGGGCCCGCCCCGGCGGACGCGGAGCGGCCCGGCTTCGACCTCAAGGCGTTCACCCGCAGCGCCCAGCCCGTCTGA
- a CDS encoding flavin reductase family protein, whose translation MTNPGTTLLAEPGPGPATTAPTATAPETAGAPGITAPGIAAFRTAMGSFPTGVTLLTRGSGDDTAVMTLNSLTSVSLDPLLLLVSVKREGRMRPRISEAGSFAVNVLAEGQREISTDFSRPQRPAGLAAMRLLDAVEGVTGNAVLPSAAASFECRLEAEHEAGDHVLLIGRVVALAGSAPGTRPLVFHRGRYTALA comes from the coding sequence ATGACGAATCCCGGCACCACCCTGCTCGCCGAACCCGGCCCCGGCCCCGCCACCACCGCCCCCACAGCCACCGCCCCGGAGACGGCCGGGGCCCCCGGCATCACGGCCCCCGGCATCGCTGCCTTCCGCACCGCCATGGGCTCCTTCCCCACCGGCGTCACCCTGCTGACCCGGGGCAGCGGCGACGACACGGCCGTGATGACCCTCAACAGCCTGACCTCCGTGTCGCTCGACCCCCTGCTGCTCCTGGTGTCCGTCAAGCGCGAGGGCCGGATGCGGCCGCGGATCTCCGAGGCCGGCAGCTTCGCGGTGAACGTCCTGGCCGAGGGGCAGCGCGAGATCTCCACGGACTTCTCCCGCCCGCAACGGCCGGCGGGCCTGGCCGCGATGCGCCTGCTCGACGCCGTCGAGGGCGTCACCGGCAACGCCGTGCTGCCCTCCGCCGCCGCCTCCTTCGAGTGCCGCCTGGAGGCCGAACACGAGGCGGGCGACCACGTCCTGCTGATCGGCCGGGTGGTGGCGCTCGCGGGCAGCGCCCCGGGCACCCGCCCGCTGGTCTTCCACCGCGGCCGCTACACGGCCCTCGCGTGA
- a CDS encoding SDR family NAD(P)-dependent oxidoreductase, with amino-acid sequence MTDTGTDTGTGTDAETAAGTEERRVAFVTGATSGIGLAVTELLARRGVAVFGCARGAEDVRALVKRLRAEGLEVDGAACDVTSAEQVRAAVEAAVARYGRITVLVNNAGRGGGGVTAELPDALWLDVIDTNLNGTFRVTREVLSTGRMQDGGWGRIVNIASTGGKQGVELAAPYSASKHGVIGFTKAVGKELAKTGITVNAVCPGYVETPMAQRVRQGYANHWGVTEADVLERFEAKIPLGRYSTAEEVAGLVGYLTSDTAASITAQALNVCGGLGNY; translated from the coding sequence ATGACGGACACCGGGACGGACACGGGCACCGGGACGGACGCGGAGACCGCGGCGGGCACGGAAGAACGCCGGGTCGCCTTCGTCACCGGCGCCACCAGCGGGATCGGCCTCGCCGTGACCGAGCTGCTGGCCCGGCGGGGCGTCGCGGTCTTCGGCTGCGCACGCGGCGCGGAGGATGTGCGGGCCCTGGTCAAGCGGCTGCGCGCGGAAGGGCTGGAGGTGGACGGCGCGGCCTGCGACGTCACCTCGGCCGAGCAGGTACGGGCGGCGGTCGAGGCCGCGGTCGCGCGGTACGGCCGCATCACCGTCCTCGTCAACAACGCCGGACGGGGCGGCGGCGGTGTCACCGCCGAACTGCCCGACGCCCTCTGGCTCGACGTGATCGACACCAACCTCAACGGGACCTTCCGGGTCACCCGCGAGGTGCTGAGCACCGGACGGATGCAGGACGGCGGCTGGGGCCGGATCGTCAACATCGCCTCCACCGGCGGCAAGCAGGGCGTGGAGCTCGCCGCCCCCTACTCCGCCTCCAAACACGGCGTCATCGGCTTCACCAAGGCCGTCGGCAAGGAACTGGCGAAGACCGGCATCACCGTCAACGCCGTCTGCCCCGGCTACGTCGAGACCCCCATGGCCCAGCGGGTCCGGCAGGGCTACGCGAACCACTGGGGCGTCACCGAGGCGGACGTACTGGAGCGGTTCGAGGCGAAGATCCCGCTGGGCCGCTACTCCACCGCCGAGGAGGTCGCCGGTCTCGTCGGCTATCTGACCTCGGACACCGCCGCCTCGATCACCGCGCAGGCGCTCAACGTCTGCGGCGGCCTCGGCAACTACTGA
- a CDS encoding alpha/beta fold hydrolase codes for MGIRRERRGSTGAAVAGASVLAVFGTALTPVHAQPQQTAAQTAARQQAAAQQSALRSVHRQRVHWERCDFDARMECATVRVPLDYREPGGERIGLAVSRLRTASPLRRGVLLSFNGGPGGDGGLGVKSPQRLADTPLRAAYDLVGFDPRGTGGSAPVSCGVTVPTAEFDSRPDDSAFPALVADTRAKEAACARTGGAVRRTLNSATVARDMDVIRAVLRERKLNFLGYGDATYTGAVYGTLFPRRMDRSVLDSSRNPEVDWRGQYKSQAYAIRDNVDAWAAWAGRRDGHFGLGTSGRRVIASVERAADSLAETPVGYMDRTGFDAAVGALAADRTQWDELGDLVSALVHRPGDPDTERRANAALQPWEEPEGELRPGAVEAATCEDDWPTDMAVYREDMRRFKEKYPYGLGVLRAQPWVCAFRSFTPSERPPYIRNSGYPKGLVVHAEGNPVLRHAGGRAMAERLGHRLVTVADDGSNDVYAVRGNRCVDARVTTYLLTGVLPRRAETVCAGAPRPDVPADRGR; via the coding sequence ATGGGGATCAGACGAGAACGGCGGGGCAGCACGGGAGCCGCGGTGGCGGGCGCGAGTGTGCTCGCCGTGTTCGGCACCGCGCTCACCCCCGTGCACGCCCAGCCGCAGCAGACGGCAGCGCAGACGGCGGCACGGCAGCAGGCGGCAGCGCAGCAGTCCGCGCTCCGCTCCGTCCACCGGCAGCGCGTCCACTGGGAGCGGTGCGACTTCGACGCCCGCATGGAGTGCGCCACCGTGCGGGTCCCGCTGGACTACCGCGAGCCGGGCGGCGAGCGGATCGGCCTGGCCGTGAGCCGGCTGCGCACCGCGAGCCCGCTGCGGCGCGGGGTGCTGCTGTCGTTCAACGGCGGCCCCGGCGGCGACGGCGGGCTGGGCGTCAAGAGCCCGCAGCGGCTGGCGGACACCCCGCTGCGCGCCGCGTACGACCTGGTCGGCTTCGATCCGCGCGGCACCGGCGGATCCGCGCCGGTGTCGTGCGGGGTGACCGTGCCGACGGCCGAGTTCGACTCCCGGCCGGACGACAGCGCCTTCCCCGCCCTGGTGGCCGACACCCGGGCCAAGGAGGCGGCCTGCGCCCGGACCGGCGGCGCGGTGCGGCGCACCCTCAACTCGGCGACGGTGGCCCGCGACATGGACGTCATCCGGGCCGTGCTGCGGGAGCGGAAACTCAACTTCCTCGGCTACGGCGACGCCACCTACACCGGCGCGGTGTACGGCACGCTCTTCCCCCGGCGCATGGACCGCAGCGTGCTGGACTCCTCGCGCAACCCCGAGGTCGACTGGCGCGGCCAGTACAAGAGCCAGGCCTACGCGATCCGCGACAACGTGGACGCCTGGGCGGCCTGGGCGGGCCGGCGCGACGGGCACTTCGGGCTCGGCACCTCCGGCCGCCGGGTCATCGCCTCCGTGGAACGGGCCGCGGACAGCCTCGCGGAGACCCCCGTCGGCTACATGGACCGCACCGGCTTCGACGCGGCCGTCGGCGCGCTCGCCGCCGACCGTACCCAGTGGGACGAACTCGGCGACCTGGTCTCGGCGCTGGTCCACCGGCCCGGCGACCCGGACACCGAGCGGCGGGCGAACGCCGCCCTCCAGCCCTGGGAGGAGCCGGAGGGTGAGCTGCGCCCCGGCGCCGTGGAGGCGGCCACCTGCGAGGACGACTGGCCCACCGACATGGCCGTCTACCGCGAGGACATGCGCCGCTTCAAGGAGAAGTACCCGTACGGCCTCGGGGTGCTCCGGGCGCAGCCCTGGGTCTGCGCCTTCCGCAGCTTCACCCCCTCCGAGCGCCCGCCGTACATCCGCAACAGCGGCTATCCCAAGGGCCTGGTGGTGCACGCGGAGGGCAACCCGGTGCTCCGGCACGCGGGCGGCCGGGCGATGGCGGAGCGGCTCGGCCACCGGCTGGTGACGGTCGCCGACGACGGCAGCAACGACGTGTACGCGGTGCGGGGCAACCGCTGCGTCGACGCCCGGGTCACCACGTATCTGCTGACCGGTGTGCTGCCGCGCCGTGCGGAGACCGTCTGCGCCGGCGCGCCGCGGCCGGACGTCCCCGCCGACCGGGGCAGGTGA
- a CDS encoding nuclear transport factor 2 family protein yields MPQPVATTEKQVTGDLYAEVRTFYARQMRRVDALDIEGFADTFTEDGEVVHSGGERQRGRAEMIAGMRASLPRYRDICVRHWFEHLLIEADPENTGDEDTVRTSYYTLVALTDREGKVSFQPTFTVEDELVRRDGRLLTRSRVIHRDRPAER; encoded by the coding sequence GTGCCCCAGCCGGTCGCGACTACGGAGAAGCAGGTCACCGGGGACCTCTACGCGGAGGTGCGGACGTTCTACGCGCGGCAGATGCGGCGGGTGGACGCCCTCGACATCGAGGGGTTCGCGGACACCTTCACCGAGGACGGCGAGGTCGTCCACTCCGGTGGCGAACGCCAGCGCGGGCGTGCCGAGATGATCGCCGGGATGCGCGCCAGTCTGCCGCGCTACCGGGACATCTGCGTGCGCCACTGGTTCGAGCATCTGCTGATCGAGGCGGATCCGGAGAACACGGGGGACGAGGACACCGTGCGGACCTCCTACTACACGCTCGTCGCGCTGACCGACCGCGAGGGGAAGGTCTCGTTCCAGCCGACCTTCACCGTCGAGGACGAACTGGTCCGCCGGGACGGGCGGCTGCTGACCCGGTCCCGGGTCATCCACCGGGACCGGCCCGCCGAGCGGTGA